In Candidatus Eisenbacteria bacterium, the sequence CGAATCCAGGAGCCGCGGGCGCGGGTGCGATCTCGAGCTCTCCCGCGCGCTCGGCCCCGCGTGGTCGCTTTCCCTCATCATGCGGGGGAGACAGGACCGCGACGTGACGCGGGGCGGCCTGCAGGAGACGGTGGCGGGAGGCCCCGCGGCGCGCTGCGCCTCAGGAGGAAGGCTTCGACTCGACGGTCGCGCGCTCTGGGCCCGCACGAAGCAGGTCGGGCTCTATCAGCCGGGGATCTTTTTTACCCCGCCCCTTCTCGGGAGCCGCGTCGACTACGATCTCCTGGGGGACTACCGCCTGCGCGACCAGGTCTCACTCGGGGTTTCATGGAACGGGCAAGTGGCGGGCGGCCGAAACGCGGTTTACACGGGGCGATTCGAGCTCCGGAGCTACTTCTGATGAAGCGTCTCTCCCACATCGCATCGGTTTCGGTCGCGCTCCTCGGGTGGCATGCCGCGACCGCCGGCGCTTCGATCCCGCGCGCGCCGCAGGCGCTCGAGCCGCGGGTGGAGCGCTACGCGCTCGAGGCCGGCCCCGGAGTGGATTCGCTCCTCGCGGCGCCGCTCGCGGATTCATCCTCGGGCGCGGATTCCGCCGGGGCCGCGTCCGGCGCCCCCAGGCTCTGGACGCGCGAGGAGCTGCAATCGCTCGCCGCGCGCGCCCGCGACCGCCTCCTGGCTCGGGGCGCCATCGGCGCCATCGTGAGGCTCACGCTCGCTCCGGGGCCCGGAGGAGAGGAGGGCGGCGTGGCGAAGATCACGGTCGAACGCCGCCCCGCCCCTTCCCGGATCGTCGCCGCGGTGCGCGGCGGGGAGGAGGTCGTGGCGGACGGGGCCGGGATCTTCCAGCGCGCGAGCGGCGGGAGCGGCGAGCCCCGCGCGATCCTGGCGGGGCTCGAGGCGCTCCGGAGCGAGGCCCAGGCAAGGGGCCGGCTCGGCGCGGAAGCTTCCCTCGACTCGGTCGTCCTCGCCGATTCGGCGACGGCGCGGTTCCACGTCTTCCTGAATCCCGGCCCCCCGGTGGCGCTCGATACCCTCGAGGTCGGAGGCGCCGCCGTGCGGCCCTCGGTGGTGGGATCGATCTCGGGGCTCAGGAAGGGGCGCGTGCTCACCCCCGAGGTTCTGGACGACGCCCGGGCGCGGCTTGAGGCGAGCGAGCTCTTCGCTTCGGTTGGATCGATCCAGGTCGCCCCGATGGCGGAGCCCGGGCGCGCCCGCGTCATCGCGCCGGTCGTCGAGAATCGCCTGAGCCGCTTCGAAGGGGCGGTGGGTGTTCAAAACGGCGGCGGAATCACGGGGCTCGCGGACCTCGCGCTCGGGAACATCGGGGGGAGCGGACGTTCGGCCGGCGCCAAGTGGGCCGGGTTCGGCGCGGGCCGTTCCGACTACGCCGCGCGCTACCGCGAGCCCTCCCTGCTCCGATCGGGACTCGACGCCCAGGTGGCGCTCGAGGCGCAGGTCGCGGACTCCCTCTACACCCAGACGAAGTGGTCGCTCGAGCTCTCGGGCCGCCCCACCCCGCGTGCCCGTGCCGCGGCGGCGCTTCGCCGGAGCGGCAGCGCCTACACCGGAGCGGGCCGGGGCACGAGCGCGACGTGGTCGCTCGAGGGGCGCTTCACGTGGCGCGGCCTCACCCCGCCGGAGAATCCGGCCCGCGGCTTCGCCGCGGCGGTCGCCGGGGAAGCGGGACGGCGCATCGAATCCTATCCCGGATACCCGCGGACCTCGCGCGGGGTGCTCAAGGGAACGCTCACCTGGGAGGCGGCGCAGCCGACCGGCAGGGGGCGCGCGCTCTACGCCGCGATGCGCGCGGAGCGGGTGAGCCTCGGGGGCGGCCCGCTCCCCGCGGAAGAGCTTCGCTTCCTCGGAGGAAGCGAGGGGCTGCGGGGCCACCGCGACCGCGCGTTCGGGGGGGACCGCGTGCTGGCGATGACGCTCGAGCACCGCTGGATCACCGGGCCGGGCGGCGCCCGCGTGTTTCTCTTCCTGGACGGCGCGCGTCACGACCTCGGGGTCCCCGTGGAAGCGGGAAGCGCGCGCGGAGATGCGAGCCTAGGCGCCGCGCTCGCCCGAACGGAGTTGAGCCCCGGCTGGGAGTTCGGATACGGTGCGGGTCTCAGGAGCCCGACCCGGGCCGGAACGGTCGGAATCGAGCTCGGGCTGAGACCCGGGGCCCCGCTTCGGGAGAGCAAACTGCACCTTCACTACGCGACCGACTGGTGAGCCGAGGAATCGCGCAAAAGATCCTGAACCTTCGGCGGCAAATCGAGCGCCACGACTATCTCTACTATGTCGTCGGGGAGCCGCAGATTTCCGACCGCGAGTACGACCGGCTGCTGCGCGAGCTGAGCCAGCTCGAGGAAGCGCACCCCGAGCACCGCGATCCGGACTCGCCGACCCAGCGGGTCGCCCGCGGGCTCCTTCCCGGGTTCCCGTCGGTCCGGCACTCGGTTCCGATGCTGAGCCTCGACAACACGTACTCGCTGGAGGAGCTGGAGGCATTCGACGCGAGGGTGCGGAAGCTCCTGGGCAAGGAGGAGGTGGAATACGCCGTCGAGCCGAAGGTGGACGGGGTCGCGGTCGCGCTGCGGTATGAGAAGGGCCGCTTCGTCCTTGGGCTCACGCGCGGGAACGGGACCGAAGGAGACGACATCACCACGAACCTCCGCACGCTCCGCTCCATACCGCTTAGGCTGCACGGGCGCGAAGCGCCGGGGGAGCTCGAGGTGCGTGGGGAAGTCTTCATGGAGACCCGCGCCTTCGGGCGATTGAACGAGCGGCGCGTCGAGGCGGGTCTGGCCGCGTTCATGAACCCGCGCAATGCGACGACCGGGAGCCTGAAAACGCTCGACACCTCCGAGGTGGCGAGGCGTCCCCTCCAGATCTTCCTGTTTCAGGTCGTTCGGCCGGAGCGTCACGGGCTCAAGACCCAGCTCGAGGCGATCGCCTGGATGGAACGGCTCGGGCTTCGCGTGAACCCCGAGAACTCCCTCGCGCGCGGCTTCGCCGAGCTGCGCCGCGCGAGCGAGAAGTGGGAGACCAAACGGGAGAAGCTTCCCTACGGCACGGATGGTCTCGTGATCAAGGTGAACTCCTTCCGGGAGCAGGAGGCCCTCGGGTTCACATCGAAGAGCCCGCGGTGGGGAATCGCCTACAAGTTCGGCGCCCATGAAGCCGAGACGACCCTGCGCTCGATCGAGCTCCAGGTGGGCCGGACCGGGGTCGTGACCCCCGTGGCGATTCTGGAGCCGGTCACCCTCCTGGGCACGGTCGTGTCCCGCGCGACCCTTCACAACCAGGACGAGATCGAGCGGAAGGATTTTCGGCCCGGGGACCGGGTCGTCGTCGACAAGGGTGGAGACGTGATCCCCAAGGTCGTGCGCGTGGTGCCCACGTCGGGACGGCGCGGACCGAAGTTCGTGATGCCCTCGAAATGCCCGGTGTGCGGCTCCCCCTTGCTGCGCATGCCGGAAGAGGCGGCCGTGCGCTGTGAGAACCTCTACTGCCCCGCGCAGGTGAGGCGGCGGATCGTCCACTTCGCGAGCCGGGGCGCGCTCGACATCGAGGGGCTCGGGTGGAAGACGGTCGATTGGATCGTGGACGCGGGGCTCGCGGCCGATCCCGCCGATCTCTACCACCTGAGCAAGCAGGATCTCGTGAAGATCGAGGGAATGGGGGAGAAATCGGCGGCCAATCTTCTCGAGGGGATCGAGCGGAGCAAGACCGCGCCTCTCGACCGCCTCCTCGTAGCCCTCGGAATTCGGCACGTCGGCGCGCGGATCGCGCAGATTCTCGCGAGGCACTTCGGATCGCTCGAGGGGCTCATGGCCGCCGACGAGGGCGCGCTTCTCGAAGTCGAAACGATCGGCCCCGAGATCGCCTCGAGCGTCGTCGAGTTCTTCTCCTCGAAGACGGGCCGCACCATCGTGCGTCGCTTGATCGACGCGGGCGTCAAGCCGGAAGCTCCCCCGCGCCGCGCCGCGGGCGCGGG encodes:
- the ligA gene encoding NAD-dependent DNA ligase LigA, giving the protein MVSRGIAQKILNLRRQIERHDYLYYVVGEPQISDREYDRLLRELSQLEEAHPEHRDPDSPTQRVARGLLPGFPSVRHSVPMLSLDNTYSLEELEAFDARVRKLLGKEEVEYAVEPKVDGVAVALRYEKGRFVLGLTRGNGTEGDDITTNLRTLRSIPLRLHGREAPGELEVRGEVFMETRAFGRLNERRVEAGLAAFMNPRNATTGSLKTLDTSEVARRPLQIFLFQVVRPERHGLKTQLEAIAWMERLGLRVNPENSLARGFAELRRASEKWETKREKLPYGTDGLVIKVNSFREQEALGFTSKSPRWGIAYKFGAHEAETTLRSIELQVGRTGVVTPVAILEPVTLLGTVVSRATLHNQDEIERKDFRPGDRVVVDKGGDVIPKVVRVVPTSGRRGPKFVMPSKCPVCGSPLLRMPEEAAVRCENLYCPAQVRRRIVHFASRGALDIEGLGWKTVDWIVDAGLAADPADLYHLSKQDLVKIEGMGEKSAANLLEGIERSKTAPLDRLLVALGIRHVGARIAQILARHFGSLEGLMAADEGALLEVETIGPEIASSVVEFFSSKTGRTIVRRLIDAGVKPEAPPRRAAGAGPLAGKTFVLTGSLEDLTREEAARLIQEAGGKVASSVSSKTDAVVAGREPGSKLDRARELGIEVWDEPRLKTALRKAGVAPAAR